Genomic segment of Thermodesulfobacteriota bacterium:
AGGGTCCAAACGCCAAGGGCAGCACGCTATCGTTCCGAGCGTCTGCGAGACCAATGGTCGCCGGTGCCAAGGAGCCCATTCGCCGCGCACGCCTGCCGGACGGCGCCCGTGTCCTCAGACGGGAAGCGGCCGGCTCTCGGCTGCCGCCCCCCGTCTGCGGCCATTCGTGGACGCTTGTAATCCGGAAACCAGCGTGGTAAGAACTCGTCTTAGCTTTTGCCCGCCGACGGATCCATCCGATCCTGTTCCATATGCTCTGCCAGCTGACGAGGGAGTTCCTCTGTGACGGTTACGCCGCTCTTCTTGTCCGGCAACGAGGCCCTGGCCCTGGGCGCCCATGAGGCCGGGGTCCGGGTTGCTTCCGCCTACCCGGGCACCCCCTCCACCGAGATATTGGAAAACCTGGCCTGCTACCCGGGGGTATACACCGAATGGGCGCCCAACGAGAAGGTCGCCCTGGAGGTGGCCCTGGGCGCCGCCGTGGCCGGGGTGCGCGCCCTGGCCACCATGAAGCACGTCGGGCTCAACGTGGCCGCCGACCCCCTGTTCACCGCTGCCTACACCGGCGGCCGCGCGGGGCTGGTGGTGGTGGTAGCCGACGATCCGGAGATGCACAGCTCCCAGAATGAACAGGACAGCCGCAACTACGCTCTGGCGGCGAAGGTCCCCATGCTGGAGCCCAGCGATCCGGCCGAGGCCAAGGAATTTCTCAAGACCGCCTTCGCCATCGCCGAGGAGTTTGACACCCCGGTCCTGGTCCGCAGCTCCACTCGCATTGCCCATGTCAAGGGGCTGGTGACACCGGCTCCTGCACCAGCCCCGCCGGCAGTCTCCCCCGGCCTGGAAAGACGACCGGACAAGTATGTCATGCTGCCGATCCACGCCCGGACCCGCCGTCTGGAGCTGGAGCGCCGCATGGCCTCGCTGAAGCAATTCGCGGAGGCCTTTCTGGAGAACCGGATCGAGTGGGGAGACCGGCGGCTTGGCTTCATCACCTCCGGGGTCAGCTACCTCTATGTCAAGGAGGCCTTTCCCGAGGCCTCGGTCCTCAAGCTCGGTCTGGTCCACCCCCTGCCGGAAAGCCTGATCGGTGCCTTCGCCGCCGAGGTGGAGCGGCTGGTCGTGGTGGAGGAGCTGGATCCCATTCTCGAGACCCAGATCCGAGCCATGGGCATCCGGGCTGCCGGCAAGGAGATCATCCCGGCCCGGGGCGAGCTGGCGCCGCAGATCGTGCGGGTGGCGGTCACCGGCACCCCGATCCGGCCACCGTTCGAGCCCCTGGCCCTGCCGCCGCGCCCCCCCAACATGTGTCCCGGCTGTCCGCACCGGGGGGTGTTCTACGCCTTGTCCCGACTCAAGCTGTTCGTGTCCGGGGATATCGGCTGCTACACCCTCGGCGCCCTGCCGCCCCTGGCGGCCATGGACAGCTGCGTCTGCATGGGAGCCAGCATCAGCATGGCCCATGGCATGGACAAGGCTTTGGGCGACGAGGCCCTGGGCAAGGTGGTGGCGGTGATCGGCGACTCCACCTTCCTCCATTCCGGCATCACTGGTCTTCTCGATATCGTCTACAACAAGGGCTGTTCGACAGTGATCATCCTGGACAACCGGATCACAGCCATGACCGGCCACCAGGCCAACCCGGCCTCGGGCCGCACCTTGGCGGGGGACGAGGCACCGGCCGTGGACCTCGAGGCCCTGTGCCGGGCCATCGGCGTGCCGCATGTGGTGACGGTGGATCCCCACGACCACCGCCGGGCCATGGCCGTGATCCAGGAAGAGGTGGCACGGCCGGCACCGTCGGTGATTATCGCCCGGGCCCCCTGCGCGCTGCTGCCCGAGGTGCGGCGGCAGCGCAAGCCGGCCTTCCGGGTCGATGTGGAGCGCTGCCAGGGCTGCCGCCTCTGTCTGGGCCTGGGCTGCCCGGCCATCAGCTGGCAGGCCCTTACCCCGGACGAGGCCACGGCCCTGGGCCTCCGGGAGAAACAGCCCGGTCATTCCCGGATCAGCGCCATCCGCTGTGCCGGCTGCGGCCAGTGCCAGGTGATCTGCCAGTTCGAGGCCATCGAGCTGGCCACCGCCGAGCAGTCCTGAGGCGTGGGCCTGGCACCACACCGCCATCGACCAGGAGCGCGCAACCATCCCGCCCTTCCACTTGAGACCCTGGCATGAGCACCCCGCCCTCCTCTGACGACCGCCCGGCCTCGCAGGTGACCAACCTCCTCTT
This window contains:
- the iorA gene encoding indolepyruvate ferredoxin oxidoreductase subunit alpha gives rise to the protein MTVTPLFLSGNEALALGAHEAGVRVASAYPGTPSTEILENLACYPGVYTEWAPNEKVALEVALGAAVAGVRALATMKHVGLNVAADPLFTAAYTGGRAGLVVVVADDPEMHSSQNEQDSRNYALAAKVPMLEPSDPAEAKEFLKTAFAIAEEFDTPVLVRSSTRIAHVKGLVTPAPAPAPPAVSPGLERRPDKYVMLPIHARTRRLELERRMASLKQFAEAFLENRIEWGDRRLGFITSGVSYLYVKEAFPEASVLKLGLVHPLPESLIGAFAAEVERLVVVEELDPILETQIRAMGIRAAGKEIIPARGELAPQIVRVAVTGTPIRPPFEPLALPPRPPNMCPGCPHRGVFYALSRLKLFVSGDIGCYTLGALPPLAAMDSCVCMGASISMAHGMDKALGDEALGKVVAVIGDSTFLHSGITGLLDIVYNKGCSTVIILDNRITAMTGHQANPASGRTLAGDEAPAVDLEALCRAIGVPHVVTVDPHDHRRAMAVIQEEVARPAPSVIIARAPCALLPEVRRQRKPAFRVDVERCQGCRLCLGLGCPAISWQALTPDEATALGLREKQPGHSRISAIRCAGCGQCQVICQFEAIELATAEQS